The Kordia sp. SMS9 genome window below encodes:
- a CDS encoding Crp/Fnr family transcriptional regulator, translating to MKTFIDDESLDIQIPAILEAFQHLHLQKNTLFVAEGKICPYFCFIESGILQHNIMVDGEEKTTYLALKNSATAALKSFMHQIPSRKNIKAISDCDLFVIDQLNFQKLLETNEAFHRFYYNLIENQIYRIDDYRIDLLTLTPEERYKKLLANEPKLLKEVPLHYLASFLGISSRHMSRIRKNSL from the coding sequence TTGAAAACTTTCATTGATGATGAATCTTTGGATATTCAAATTCCTGCAATTTTAGAAGCGTTTCAACATTTGCATTTACAAAAGAACACGCTGTTTGTGGCAGAAGGCAAGATTTGTCCGTATTTCTGCTTTATTGAAAGCGGCATTTTACAACATAATATTATGGTCGATGGCGAAGAAAAAACCACCTATCTCGCATTGAAAAATTCTGCCACAGCGGCATTGAAAAGCTTTATGCATCAAATTCCATCTCGGAAAAACATCAAAGCAATTAGCGATTGTGATTTGTTTGTGATTGACCAACTTAATTTTCAAAAGTTACTAGAAACCAACGAAGCGTTTCATCGTTTTTATTATAATTTAATAGAAAATCAAATTTACCGAATTGACGATTACCGTATTGATTTACTCACCTTAACTCCTGAAGAACGCTATAAAAAATTGCTTGCCAATGAGCCTAAATTATTGAAAGAAGTTCCCTTGCATTATTTGGCATCTTTCTTGGGAATTTCGTCGCGACACATGAGTCGCATTCGTAAAAATAGTTTATAA
- a CDS encoding T9SS type A sorting domain-containing protein: MKHLTTIVLFLFCLGNVNSVLSQTKEKILQEHEQKIEAYINDHTHTPLPETALQKFIDIFNEGEHGLAFEKLSKEEQTMHIESYKKGYLRLQYFKENPETKELYKSRPAPLCENGDFEYGNFNLYAGTSAFSSNGGYTTGECDAIPVNGAGSYGWTPNNMNNPGVDNFMIVTQGNDPIVAASGGQLSRVNSGSYAARINSPRPLTVPTFGNNACFPNYGMNRLIKTITLQEDGDQEILFTYALVSEFPMHTNRNPFFIARALDQNQMEFDRICIVSNPNNNPFFNQFIPTNPDCNNSPPVLWKDWTCAKLEISGNVGDVVTLEFIMTDCALGGHYGYAYVDDICIETCDPGTEGAIELDDLDPCQELPFDVCGTYALPQLNGQQGTINSITLDILQNGVIVNTLTNPTSITGNTFCFNVTANDFPSQSGGYDFRANATFNIANGSQIVNDTNTTPGTNNDFIFDNPECCKIEANATNILCDDNGTPNDPSDDTWSFDLTVSNDTNTGFWVANSVLTQSIPYGNTVNVTMGNISNYGTTVDIVISDKEDETCTTTITVNVPENCSDDECTLEAVTSVGSCNDNGTPNDPSDDYYNITLDVFNTNGEPWMVLNSNMMVIYFGNGDENNVNLGNNYLVADQLEWFWVKLNNDPNCFVDVTVLAPETCDFTCNISANITTSDCNDNGTPNDPSDDFYYITVDVLGTNGISWDLVGYPNYQQIAYSGTGNVTNIQLGPISASDPSWVLYITPTGLVDSSCKRFETTVFAPKCSERDPKKDAIVITPNPNKGNMNIQVDTSGDSTVELNIYRMNGTLVKTIKKEKVNTKVLAFDISLNLPKGFYLFNFITKNGMITKRVIIE; the protein is encoded by the coding sequence ATGAAACACCTTACTACTATTGTACTTTTCCTGTTTTGTTTGGGAAATGTGAACAGTGTTCTTTCTCAAACTAAAGAGAAAATACTACAAGAACACGAGCAAAAAATTGAAGCGTATATAAACGATCATACGCATACACCATTACCAGAAACTGCGTTGCAGAAGTTCATTGACATATTTAATGAAGGTGAACACGGATTGGCTTTTGAAAAACTTTCAAAAGAAGAGCAAACTATGCATATTGAATCCTATAAAAAAGGATATTTGCGTTTGCAATATTTTAAAGAAAACCCTGAAACTAAAGAATTATACAAATCTCGACCAGCACCTTTGTGTGAAAATGGTGATTTTGAGTATGGTAATTTTAATTTATATGCAGGAACCTCTGCTTTTAGTTCTAATGGTGGATATACGACAGGTGAATGCGATGCAATTCCTGTAAATGGTGCTGGAAGTTACGGTTGGACTCCTAACAATATGAACAATCCTGGAGTTGATAATTTTATGATTGTAACACAAGGCAACGATCCTATTGTTGCTGCGAGCGGAGGACAATTAAGTAGGGTAAATTCAGGCTCGTACGCGGCAAGAATTAACAGTCCCAGACCACTAACAGTTCCAACGTTTGGAAATAATGCTTGTTTCCCTAATTATGGAATGAATAGACTTATTAAAACCATAACACTTCAAGAAGATGGAGATCAGGAAATTTTATTTACCTATGCATTGGTATCTGAATTCCCGATGCATACGAATCGAAATCCTTTTTTTATTGCACGTGCTTTAGATCAAAATCAAATGGAATTTGATAGAATTTGTATCGTATCAAACCCCAACAACAATCCTTTTTTCAATCAGTTTATACCTACAAATCCTGATTGTAATAATTCGCCACCTGTTTTGTGGAAAGATTGGACTTGTGCCAAACTAGAAATCTCTGGAAATGTTGGGGATGTTGTTACGTTAGAGTTTATCATGACCGATTGCGCACTTGGCGGACATTATGGATATGCGTATGTAGATGATATTTGTATTGAAACTTGCGATCCAGGAACGGAAGGAGCTATTGAATTGGACGATTTAGATCCATGTCAAGAATTGCCTTTTGATGTTTGTGGCACGTATGCTTTACCACAATTAAATGGACAACAAGGAACTATCAATAGCATTACCTTAGACATTCTGCAAAATGGTGTAATTGTCAATACACTCACAAACCCAACAAGCATTACTGGAAATACTTTTTGTTTCAATGTGACTGCCAATGATTTTCCTTCACAATCTGGAGGATATGATTTTAGAGCAAATGCTACATTTAATATTGCCAACGGTTCACAGATTGTAAATGACACCAATACCACACCAGGCACAAATAATGACTTCATTTTTGACAATCCTGAATGCTGTAAAATAGAAGCCAATGCCACAAATATTCTTTGTGATGACAACGGAACGCCAAATGATCCGAGTGATGATACTTGGTCTTTTGATCTTACGGTAAGTAATGATACCAATACCGGATTTTGGGTAGCAAATTCTGTACTTACACAATCAATTCCTTATGGAAATACCGTAAATGTTACGATGGGGAATATTTCTAATTATGGCACTACGGTCGATATCGTTATTTCTGACAAAGAAGATGAAACGTGTACAACCACCATTACCGTAAATGTACCAGAAAATTGCTCGGATGATGAATGTACGCTGGAAGCCGTAACCTCCGTAGGTTCTTGTAATGATAATGGAACGCCAAACGATCCAAGCGACGATTATTACAACATAACACTAGATGTATTTAACACAAATGGAGAACCTTGGATGGTACTCAACAGCAATATGATGGTCATTTACTTTGGAAATGGAGATGAAAACAATGTGAATCTTGGTAATAACTATCTTGTAGCTGACCAACTAGAATGGTTTTGGGTAAAACTAAACAATGATCCAAATTGCTTTGTAGATGTCACGGTGCTTGCGCCAGAAACGTGTGATTTCACCTGTAATATCAGCGCTAATATCACTACTTCTGACTGTAATGACAACGGAACGCCAAACGATCCAAGTGATGATTTCTATTACATTACGGTAGATGTGCTTGGAACCAATGGAATTTCTTGGGATTTAGTGGGCTATCCTAATTACCAACAAATAGCGTATTCTGGAACAGGAAATGTAACCAACATACAATTAGGACCAATTAGCGCAAGTGATCCGTCTTGGGTATTGTACATTACTCCAACTGGTTTGGTAGATTCTAGTTGCAAACGATTTGAAACAACTGTTTTTGCACCTAAATGTTCTGAAAGAGATCCGAAAAAAGATGCAATAGTTATCACACCAAATCCAAACAAAGGAAACATGAACATTCAAGTAGATACGAGTGGTGATTCTACAGTTGAATTGAATATTTACCGAATGAATGGTACATTGGTCAAAACAATTAAAAAGGAGAAAGTGAATACAAAAGTGTTAGCGTTTGATATATCGCTCAACCTTCCAAAAGGATTCTATCTGTTTAACTTTATCACCAAAAATGGAATGATCACGAAGCGAGTTATTATTGAATAA
- a CDS encoding glycosyl hydrolase — MKPKILLLICSFLSVQIGFAQSNPTSAATVQEALQQKAKLTQNSTVKNIEFTNIGPTIMSGRVVDLDVNPNNTTEFYVAYASGGLWYTNNNGTTFEPVLDSSPTQNIGDIAVDWNSKTIWVGTGENNSSRSSYAGIGILKSSDNGKNWQNMGLLDSHHISRIVINPNNADELIVAVLGHLYSPNAERGIFKTTDGGKSWTKTLFINNDTGIVDLAVSPNNFNIQYASSWERDRKAWNFVGNGSNSAIYKSTDAGNTWKKISEKSGFPTGDGVGRIGLAVYDDETVYAFHDSQFRREKKEKKKSDSKALTKDDFKTMSSSAFLALSDKELNTYLKTNGFQEKYRAENVKQLVRTGTIRPVDLAKYLENANSLLFDTPVIGAQVFKTTDGGTSWNKTHEDYLDDVVYSYGYYFGMIRVSPKNPNQIYIAGVPILRSQDGGKTFKSINGQNVHVDHHALWVNPNNPNHLINGNDGGVNISYNNGDNWIKCNTPAVGQFYAIYADEQTPYKVYGGLQDNGVWVGPNDYKASVKWHEEGQYPYERIMGGDGMQVQVDKRNPNIVYTGYQFGNYFRINRETGKRQYIQPKHELGESPYRFNWQTPIHLSVHNQDILYLGGNKLHRSLNKGDEWEAISDDVTQGGKKGNVAYGTLTSISESPFQFGLIYVGSDDGLVHITKNGGGDWQKISNSFPQDLWVSRVIASAHKKERVYVALNGYRWDNFKTYLYKSDDYGQTWSSIAVGIPTSPVNVIKEDPINENVLYVGTDNGAYASLNMGETWHPFVNGLPNVAVHDIVVQKQAKDLLIGTHGRSIYKANIGVLQEVNAAIASKEIHVFDTKNIRSRSSWGTTWSKWLDAYVPSAEIYFHTKKAGDVTVKVIAENGVVMNEGKLNADAGFNTWKYDVSVTEKARKKYLKKKEDASIPKKKNGAYYLPKGTYTIEVSGKDGKDTTELVIE; from the coding sequence ATGAAACCTAAAATCTTACTCCTTATTTGTTCATTTCTTAGTGTGCAAATTGGCTTCGCACAAAGCAATCCAACTTCGGCAGCAACTGTGCAAGAAGCGTTACAACAAAAAGCGAAACTCACGCAAAATTCCACAGTTAAAAACATCGAATTCACCAACATTGGTCCTACAATTATGAGCGGACGTGTGGTCGATTTAGACGTGAATCCAAACAACACCACCGAATTTTATGTTGCCTACGCTTCTGGCGGATTGTGGTATACAAATAACAACGGAACTACGTTTGAACCTGTGTTAGACAGTTCGCCAACGCAAAATATTGGCGATATTGCGGTCGATTGGAACTCCAAAACCATTTGGGTAGGAACAGGAGAAAACAACTCTTCGCGTTCGTCGTATGCAGGTATCGGAATTCTTAAAAGTTCCGACAACGGAAAGAACTGGCAAAACATGGGATTGTTAGATTCACATCATATCAGTCGCATCGTCATCAACCCGAACAATGCTGATGAATTGATTGTGGCTGTGTTAGGACATTTATATTCGCCAAATGCAGAACGTGGCATTTTCAAAACGACGGATGGCGGAAAAAGTTGGACAAAAACACTTTTTATAAACAACGATACCGGAATTGTCGATTTGGCAGTTTCGCCAAACAATTTCAACATACAATATGCTTCTTCGTGGGAACGCGATCGAAAAGCGTGGAATTTTGTGGGGAATGGAAGCAATTCCGCAATATATAAAAGTACAGATGCTGGAAACACTTGGAAAAAGATATCAGAAAAATCAGGCTTCCCAACAGGCGATGGCGTCGGACGAATTGGATTGGCTGTATACGATGATGAAACCGTATATGCGTTTCACGACAGTCAATTTAGACGTGAAAAGAAAGAAAAAAAGAAAAGCGATTCCAAAGCATTGACGAAAGACGATTTTAAAACGATGTCTTCTTCCGCATTTTTAGCATTGAGCGATAAAGAATTAAACACCTATTTAAAAACAAACGGTTTTCAAGAAAAATACAGAGCCGAAAACGTAAAGCAACTCGTAAGAACAGGAACAATCAGACCGGTAGATTTGGCGAAATATTTAGAAAATGCCAATTCATTATTATTTGATACACCTGTAATTGGCGCACAAGTTTTCAAAACAACTGATGGTGGAACATCGTGGAACAAAACACACGAAGATTACTTAGATGATGTGGTGTATTCGTACGGGTATTACTTCGGAATGATTCGCGTAAGCCCAAAAAATCCAAATCAAATATACATTGCAGGAGTTCCAATTTTGCGTTCGCAAGATGGTGGAAAAACATTCAAATCGATCAACGGACAAAACGTACACGTAGATCATCATGCACTTTGGGTAAATCCGAACAATCCCAATCATTTGATCAATGGAAATGATGGTGGCGTCAATATTTCATACAATAATGGCGACAATTGGATCAAGTGCAATACGCCAGCCGTAGGACAGTTTTATGCGATTTACGCAGACGAACAAACGCCGTACAAAGTGTATGGAGGATTGCAAGACAATGGTGTTTGGGTTGGACCAAATGACTACAAAGCTTCGGTAAAATGGCATGAAGAAGGACAATATCCGTATGAAAGAATTATGGGTGGCGACGGAATGCAAGTGCAAGTTGACAAGCGAAATCCAAACATTGTATACACAGGATATCAGTTTGGAAACTACTTCAGAATTAATCGTGAAACTGGGAAAAGACAATACATTCAGCCGAAACATGAATTGGGAGAATCGCCATACAGATTCAACTGGCAAACGCCGATTCATCTGTCGGTTCACAATCAAGATATCTTATATTTAGGAGGAAACAAATTGCACAGATCGCTCAACAAAGGTGATGAATGGGAAGCAATTTCGGACGATGTAACTCAAGGCGGTAAAAAAGGAAATGTAGCGTATGGAACGTTGACAAGCATTTCAGAATCACCTTTTCAATTTGGGTTGATTTATGTGGGAAGTGATGACGGATTGGTACATATCACTAAAAACGGCGGCGGTGATTGGCAGAAGATTTCCAACAGCTTTCCACAAGATTTATGGGTTTCACGCGTGATTGCTTCTGCACACAAAAAAGAACGTGTCTACGTTGCGCTAAACGGATATCGATGGGATAATTTCAAGACATATCTTTATAAATCGGATGATTACGGACAGACGTGGTCAAGCATCGCAGTTGGGATTCCAACTTCACCTGTCAATGTCATTAAGGAAGATCCAATCAATGAAAACGTGTTGTATGTTGGAACTGATAACGGCGCGTATGCTTCATTAAACATGGGCGAAACATGGCATCCTTTTGTAAACGGATTGCCAAATGTTGCGGTGCATGATATTGTGGTGCAAAAACAAGCCAAAGATTTACTAATTGGAACTCACGGACGTTCTATTTACAAAGCAAATATTGGTGTATTGCAAGAAGTTAATGCAGCGATTGCATCCAAAGAAATTCATGTGTTTGACACAAAAAATATACGTTCTCGCTCATCTTGGGGAACTACGTGGAGCAAATGGCTGGATGCTTACGTTCCTTCGGCGGAAATCTATTTTCACACCAAAAAAGCAGGTGATGTTACTGTAAAAGTCATTGCGGAAAATGGTGTCGTGATGAACGAAGGGAAACTCAATGCGGATGCAGGTTTCAATACTTGGAAGTACGATGTGAGTGTGACGGAAAAAGCACGTAAAAAATACTTAAAAAAGAAGGAAGATGCATCTATTCCAAAAAAGAAAAACGGCGCGTATTACTTGCCAAAAGGAACCTATACAATTGAAGTTTCTGGAAAAGACGGAAAAGATACAACGGAGTTGGTAATTGAATAG
- a CDS encoding succinylglutamate desuccinylase/aspartoacylase family protein: MLENSENKTITIHGEAVQPGEAKWIQIPIDRLPTGTLIDIPVYVFNAEKPGPTLLVQGGLHGDEINGVEIIRRMLFEGCYKVKTGAVIVLPLLNIFGFIHFSRQVPDGKDVNRSFPGMKKGSLAARIAYHVTQEVLPHVDFGIDLHTGGAQRHNHPQIRFTADFKESEALANVFNAPFYFSTSLIDKSFRKTAYEMKIPIIVYEGGESMRFDEYAIKEGIQGILNVMKYLNMIDKIDPMLIEREESEYLTERKWLRAPTAGMFVPQVLNGSSIEKEEILGFVTDTFANYCKEIKAPYSGFVFCINNQAVVNQGDALFHVGA, translated from the coding sequence ATGCTCGAAAATTCAGAAAATAAAACCATAACTATTCATGGTGAAGCTGTACAACCTGGTGAAGCCAAATGGATTCAAATTCCCATTGATCGTTTGCCTACTGGAACCTTGATTGATATTCCTGTGTATGTATTTAATGCTGAAAAACCTGGTCCGACCTTGTTGGTACAAGGTGGTTTGCATGGCGATGAAATTAACGGTGTAGAAATCATCCGCAGAATGCTGTTTGAAGGTTGTTATAAGGTTAAAACTGGCGCAGTAATTGTACTGCCATTGCTCAATATTTTTGGGTTTATCCATTTTTCACGACAAGTGCCCGATGGCAAAGATGTAAACCGTAGTTTTCCTGGAATGAAAAAGGGTTCGCTTGCCGCGAGAATTGCCTATCATGTAACACAAGAAGTGCTTCCACACGTCGATTTTGGCATTGATTTGCATACTGGCGGCGCACAACGACACAATCATCCACAAATACGTTTTACAGCAGATTTTAAAGAAAGTGAAGCCTTAGCCAACGTGTTTAACGCACCTTTTTACTTTTCAACTTCTTTGATTGATAAGTCGTTCAGAAAAACGGCATACGAAATGAAGATTCCGATTATTGTGTATGAAGGTGGCGAAAGTATGCGTTTTGACGAATATGCGATTAAAGAAGGGATTCAAGGAATTTTGAATGTCATGAAATACCTCAACATGATTGACAAAATTGATCCCATGCTTATTGAACGCGAGGAAAGCGAATATCTCACCGAACGCAAATGGTTACGCGCCCCAACCGCTGGTATGTTTGTGCCACAAGTGTTGAATGGGAGTTCTATTGAAAAAGAAGAAATTCTTGGTTTTGTCACAGATACTTTTGCGAATTACTGTAAAGAAATTAAAGCGCCCTATTCTGGGTTTGTGTTTTGTATTAACAATCAAGCAGTGGTGAATCAAGGTGATGCGTTGTTTCATGTGGGTGCCTAG